The window GCGGTCTTCGGCATGTACTCGGCGCACGTCGGACCCGACGTGACCGTGGGCGGCCCTGTGGGGTTCGTGCTGGAGACGGCACGGGGCCGCTCCTCCGCGCTCTTCGCGGTGCTGGCCGGCTTCTCGCTGATCATCCTGACCGGTCGGCCGCGCCCCCGGACCGGGCGGGCCGGCCGCCAGGCCATGGTCAGGGTCGTGATCCGCGCCGTCGTGCTCGTGGTGCTCGGCTACGCCCTGACCGCGCTGGGCACCGGAGTCGACGTGATCCTCAGCTTCTACGGACTGCTCTTCCTGGCCGTCCTGCCGCTGTACCGGCTGCGGGCCGGGGTCCTCGCGCTCATCGCCGCGGCGGGTGCGCTGGTCCTGCCCCAGATCCTCTTCGTGGTGCGGAAGTCGATCGAGGACGGGCAGTGGGCGGACGCGGTCGTCGCCCGGGACCCGCTGGCCCGGATCACCGGCACGGACGGCGTCATCGGACTGCTGTTCACCGGCGGGTATCCGGTACTCGCCTGGATCCCGTTCCTGGTCGCGGGCATGGCGGTGGCCCGGCTCGACCTCGGCAGGCCCGGTGTCAGGTCCCGGCTGGCCGCCGCTGGGGGCGCTCTAGCCCTGCTCGGCTACGGCGGCTCCTGGCTGGCCCTGCGCCTGGTCCCGCGCGCCCTGACGGCCGTCTCGGCCGCCACGGACGGCAGCTCGGCGAACTCGGCGTGGTGGTCCGACCGGGTCGGCGACACCGGGGACCACGTCCCGCCCGCCTGGCTGCTGGTGGCCGCACCGCACAGCGAGACGACGTTCTCCATCCTCGGCAACACGGGCGTGGCCCTGGTGGTGATGGCCGTGTGCCTGACCGTCGCCGACCGGCTGCCACGGCTCACGCGCGCGGCCGGACCCGTCGCCGCGGTCGGCATGATCGCGCTGACCGTGTACGTCCTGCACATCGTCGCTCTGTGGTTCCTCTCGGACGTCTGCCACGTGGCCGCGATCGACGACGACGGCATGTCCGGCCTTCCCGTGCTCCTCGCCTTCATCGCCGCCGCCGTGCTGCTGGCCGCCGTATGGACCCGGCTGTTCCGGCGCGGCCCCCTGGAGTCCCTGCTTCACATGGCCACCAGCCCGGCGCGGCACGTGCCGTAGCGCCGGGCACCGCCGGACTGCCGCAATCGCGCCGCCTCGTCCCTGCCGCATCGCTAGTGCCGCGGCAGGCAACGTTTGCCCGCGACGGGGCGAACGTTGCCTGTCGGGGCACTAGCATCCCCGGAGCCGGAGTTCCGTTCTCCGTACTCCACCTCGAAGGAGCGGCCGTGAAGAAGCCGGACGCGCGCCACCGCGTCATGAGAGAGGAACAGCCGGCGCCCGCCCTGTCCCACCCGGACGGAGAACTCCTGCGGTACGGCCGTCCGCACCGCGTGCTCGCCGGGTCGCTGCACTACTTCCGGGTGCACCCCGAGCAGTGGGCGGACCGGCTGGCACGACTGGCCGCCCTGGGTCTGAACACGGTCGACACCTATGTGCCGTGGAACTTCCACGAGCGGCACCGGGGCCGGGCGGGCTTCGACGGGTGGCGCGACGTCGAACGGTTCCTGCGCCTCGCGCAGGAGGCCGGCCTGGACGCGATCGTGCGGCCCGGCCCGTACATCTGCGCGGAATGGGACAACGGCGGGCTGCCCGCCTGGCTGACGGGCACGCCGGGGATGCGTCCGCGGTCCTCCCACGGCCCCTTCCTGGACGCCGTGGCGGGCTGGTTCGACCGGTTGATCCCGCGTCTCGCCGCCCTTCAGGCCGCGCAAGGCGGGCCCGTCGTCGCGGTGCAGGTCGAGAACGAGTACGGCAGCTACGGCGACGACCACGTGTATCTGCGTCGGCTCCGCGACGCCCTGGTGGAGCGCGGCATCACCGAACTGCTCTTCACGGCCGACGGCCCGACCGAGCTGATGCTCGACGGCGGCACCCTGCCCGAGGAGCTCGCGGCCGCGACGTTCGGCTCCCAGGCGGCCGAGGCCGCCGCCCTGCTGCGCAAGCGCCGCCGCGGCGAGCCGTTTTTCTGCGCGGAGTTCTGGAACGGCTGGTTCGACCACTGGGGGGAGCCGCACCACGTCCGCTCGCCGCGGAGCGCGGCGGGGACGCTGGGCGACATCCTCGACGCCGGTGGCTCGGTCAGCCTCTACATGGCGCACGGCGGCACCAACTTCGGGCTCTGGGCGGGCTCCAACCACGACGGCGAGTCCGTCCAGCCGACCGTGACCAGCTACGACTCGGACGCGCCGATCGCCGAACACGGCGGGCTCACCCCGAAGTTCCACGCCCTGCGCGACCAGCTCAACGCCCTGACCGGCCGCCCGGAGCAGCCGGCGCCCGCCGACCCCGTGCTGCTGGCACCCCGCGTCGTCCCGGTCGTCCGGGGCGCCGGACTGCTGGGCGGGCTGGAAGCCGTGTCCCGGCAGGCGGACTCACCTCACCCGCTGACCTTCGAGGAGCTGGGACAGTCCTCGGGCCTGGTGCTCCACCGCGCGCAGCCGAAACTCCCCGAAGGCGCCATCGACCTGACCGTCAGCGGACTGCACGACCGCGCCCAGGTCTTCGTCGACGGCGTCCCGGCCGGGATCCTCGACCGGGAGACCGGCACGCTCACCCTCCAGGGCACGGGCCGGCGGGTGCGGCTGGAACTCCTCGTCGAGAACCAGGGGCGGATCAACTACGGACCGCTCCTCGGGCAGGGCAAGGGCATCCTCGGCCATGTCCGAGTGGGACGCCGGATGGTCCACGGCTGGACGACGCACCCGCTGCCGCTGGACGAGTGGTCGGGAGAGGAGGTCGCCCGCGCTGCGGCCGCCGGCGACCCGCGGGGCACGGCCGGGTTCGCCACGGCACGGTTCGCGGTGGACGAACGGGCGGACACCTTCCTGGCCCTCCCCGGCTTCGCCAAGGGGTTCGTCTGGATCAACGGCTTCCTGCTCGGCCGGTATTGGGAGATCGGCCCCCAGGTGACGCTCTACCTCCCGGCGCCGCTCCTGGTACCGGGCGAGAACACCGTCACCCTGCTGGAACTGGAACGCCTTGGGGAGCACATCGAACTGCGCGACGCGCCGGAGCTGGGGGAGCCCGAGGAGTACATCGAGACCTTCACCTCGTAGCGGCACCCCCGGCGCCCCGGCCACGAAGGCGCGCGGCCCGGGCGGCACCGGCACAACGCCGTCCCACGGTTCCGTCCGGGCCTGCTCCCAGGGCGCCCGACGGCGGATCAGAAGACGACCCGGGCCCGGCGGACGGCCGCGAGCGCCGTATCCGCTCCCCGGACGAGTTCCAGCGGCACGTCCGGATCGCGTCCGGCCAGGGCGCGCAGACAGGCGACGGCGTCCGCCCGGACGACCGACGCCGGCTCGCCCGAGCCGAGCAGCCACGCGCCCCCGGCGGGCCCGGTCAGCTCCAGCGCGACGGGTGCCCCGGACCAGGCCAGGGCAAGATCGCGGATCACCTGCTCGACGATGAGCCGGTCGTGCTCGCCCACCACGAGGGACTGTCCCGTGGCCCGGGCCAGGTCGATGCGGTGCATCCACAGGTCGCGGTTGTAGATGGTGTCGAGCAGGTGGCCGACGGACATCCGGGGCGCCGCGGCCACACCGGTGTCGATCCTGGCGCGCCGCATCAGACCCGGGCGGCGCCGTCGCGCCCGTGCGGCACGGGGCCACAGCAGCGCGAATCGCGCGGCCAACTCCGGTCCGGACGCGCTCGTGTGGTCGGCGATCTGCGCCGCCATGTGGGCGTCGACCGGGCCCATGCCAGGGTGGCGCCGCCTGCCCGTGATCTCCCTGCGCGCCATGGTGGCCAGGGAGATGTTGTCCTCGCACTGGGCGACGAGGTGGGAGACCAGGGTGCGCACGTCCCACTCCACGCAGTCGGTGGGACGGTGCCAGTCGTCGTCACCCAGCTTTTCCAGTACGGCCATGGCGGCCCGGCCTTCCGCTTCGGCGACCGCGGCCGACTGGTCACGGTCGGTCTGCGGCAGGCGTGCGGCCTCCCCGTAGGTCTGCGTCATCGCTCTCGCCCTCCTTGGGGGCGTAGAAGTGGAAGAACATGTCCATCGCCGTCCGGGTGAGCCGGGTGAAGCGCCCCTCCTCGACCCGCGCGGACGGCTCGTTGGCGAGCTGCTGGCTGATCACGCCCGCCATCAGCGCCGTGCACAGGGCCACCCCCTCCTCGTCGGCGGCGGCGGGCGACAGCTGCCCGGCGCGTACGGCGGCCCGGAGGGCGTCCCGCAGGAGTTCCAGTTGCCGCACCGCGGGTTCGAAGGCCCGCGGGGTCGGTTCGAATCCCGGTACGGGCCGCCAGTACAGCAGTTGTGCCAGCACCGGATGGGCCATCGCCCAGGCGACGGTGGCCTGCTGGCCCGCCAGGAGGGCACCGCGCGGATCGCGGGACAGCATGTCCCGGTACGGCTCCAGGACACCGACCGTCTCCCGCATCCCCCGCTCGAACAGGGCGTCGTAGACGGCCGTCCTGGACGGGAAGTACTGGTAGAGCGAGGGCGGCCGCATCCCCATCCGCCGGGCCACCTCGGACATGCTCAGTGCGGCGACGCCTTCTTCCGCCATCACCGCGAGCGCGGTGTCGAGGATCTCCCGCACGGTTTCGTTGCGCCGACGCAGTCTCCGGTCCTCCCTCATGCCCTTAAGAAACCCTAATAGGTGTAGAGAAGTCAATACCCCGTCAGTTCTGCGATTGCGCGATCGCCCAGGACGCGCGGGAAAAGCAGAGACCTCGGCGCGCGTCGGCGGACAGAATCCGGTGCGTGACGATCTCGGCCGAGCGGACGGCGGCCTCGCCTCCGGCAGGCCCGGCGGCTGGTCATCCGCCTCGAGCGCCCGCACGGAGCGGCCGGCTCGGGCCGGCTGTAAGGCGCAGGCCAGACCGGAGGCCGTCGGGGATCGTGTCCACCTCGCGGTCGAGCAGCAGCAGCCGGCCGGAGCGGGTGATGAGCCCGAGGTCCCCGGTGGTGAACCAGGGCCCGGACAACTTGGCGCGCATCCTCTCCGCTTCGCTGACGTATCCGGCGCACAGCGTCCGGGTGCGCGCCTGCACCAGACCTGCCCTGCCCCGCCCCAGCGGCTGGAGGGTCGCCGGGTCCACCACACGCAGCCCGGTCCTGCCGGGCGCGCTCCGCCCCAGGTCACGGGTGGTGGGGTGGCGCTCGCCGATCGCGCGTACGGACCTGCGCGTCAGACAGCGGAAGGTGAGCGGCCCGGTCTCGGACTGTCCCCACACCTGCACCCACAGCGGCAGCCGGCGCCGGGTCGCGGTCAGGAACGTCCGTACCGTGGGCGGGTGGACGGCGTCGAAGGTGTTGATGTAGAGCCGGACGTCGTGGAACGGGGTGTCCGGCTCTCTCGCCAGCGGTTGCCAGCGTACGAAGGCCGAGGGCGCGGCCTCCAGCACGGTCGGCGGATGGGCGCGCAGGACGGGTTCGGCGAGCCGGAGGTCGTAGCCGTCCAGGATCACCGCAGCGCGCGGGGCGAGCCACAGCACGCTGATCGTCCAGGCGAGGCCCCGCCCGTGCGCGTACGACGCCGCCTGGGCGACGGTGTCGTCACGCCGGGTGGACACCAGGGGCAGGCGGCGTGCCTCGGCGGCGGCGATCCGGTGGATCAGCGTCCGGGCGGAGTGCCGGACCAGCTTGGGGATCCCGGTGGTTCCCGAGGTGTGCATGATGGCCAGGGTCAGGTCGTCCGGGCGGGGGCGGGGCGACGGTGTCCGGTGGCCGCGCACGTCCGCGAGCGTGATCGCGCCCGGTGCCGGGGCGTCCAGGGTGAGGGTGCGGCGGGTGAAGGCGGTGAGGTCGGTCTCCGCGCCGCGCGCGGCCGCCAGCGTGACCGCGGTGGTGACCAGCGCGGTGGCGTCGAGGCGCCTGAGCAGCACCTGGAGCGTCTCCGCCGGGAGGCGGTCGGAGATCAGCGCGGGCACCGCGCCGATGCGGGCGGCGGCGCAGGCGAGCAGGACGTAGTCCCAGTGGTTGGGTTTGATCACGGCGACCCGGTCGCCCGGCGCCACGCCCAGCCCCTCCAGCCAGCCCGCGGCCTGGCTCACCAACCGGGCCAGGTCAGGGAGGTCGTACGTCGTCCGGCCGTCGTCCGCGATGTCCAGCGGCCGGCTCAGATGGACCGTCGTCCCGGTGCCGCGGTCGGCCAGGTCGTCGAAGAACCTTCCGGGGGCGGGGAGCTTCATCGGGTACCTCCGTGGAGTCACGTCACACGCACGGGAGTTGAAGGAAGGTGAGGCGCGGCGGGTCGGGCGGGGCGCGGGACGTCGGCTCCGGTACCCGCGCCGCCTTTCCGGCTCAGGCGGAGCCGGCGACCAGGAGGTTGACCGCCACCAGTGTGACGACCAGGAGCCGGTGGGCCCGGATGCCGAGCAGCCGGCCGCGCAGAATGTCTCCGCGCACCATGCCGACCGTGAACTGCCGGGCGCGGGTCGCTTTCAGCGGGACGAAGGCGAGCGGGAACCACCACAGGGCGAGGTCCAGCAGCGGGGCGGTGACGATCACGGTGGTCTCGACCACCGAGAGCGCCCCGATGAACAGACGGTTGCCGCGGGGGGACAGCAGGCACGCGGCGGTCGGCCGGCCCGCCGCGCGGTCGGCTTCGGCATCGTGGGTGTTGGAGTACACGCCGAACAGGAGCGGACCCAGCCCGAACAGGAACGCCTCCACGGCGGCGAGCCCGCCGGCCTTTCCGGTGAGCAGGCCGAACAGTGGCAGCACGAAGGCCCAGCCGACCACGGCGAGGAACACTTCCTGGAAGCCCCGGTGGCTGAGCCGCAGTCCCCAGGAGTACTGCGGGACGACGACGGCGGTGGCCACGAGCGCGAGCACGGCCCACAACGGGCGGTGCGGCGCCCAGAACAGCGCCGCCGCCCAGCACAGAGCCCCGGCGACGAGCGCGCACCCGGCGAAGCGGATCGCGGCCGTCTCGGTGAGCGTCCCGGCCGGCAGGGTCTTGCCTGCCAGTGCCCGCGCCGCCGCGTCCGGGCCGTGGTTGGCAGCGTCGCTTTCGTCCCGGTGGCCGGTGACGTCGTCGAAC of the Streptomyces sp. NBC_01788 genome contains:
- a CDS encoding DUF418 domain-containing protein: MTQNTSSAVPSQTPSGPGAEPAATRAGPPSTGRLIGIDLARGLAVFGMYSAHVGPDVTVGGPVGFVLETARGRSSALFAVLAGFSLIILTGRPRPRTGRAGRQAMVRVVIRAVVLVVLGYALTALGTGVDVILSFYGLLFLAVLPLYRLRAGVLALIAAAGALVLPQILFVVRKSIEDGQWADAVVARDPLARITGTDGVIGLLFTGGYPVLAWIPFLVAGMAVARLDLGRPGVRSRLAAAGGALALLGYGGSWLALRLVPRALTAVSAATDGSSANSAWWSDRVGDTGDHVPPAWLLVAAPHSETTFSILGNTGVALVVMAVCLTVADRLPRLTRAAGPVAAVGMIALTVYVLHIVALWFLSDVCHVAAIDDDGMSGLPVLLAFIAAAVLLAAVWTRLFRRGPLESLLHMATSPARHVP
- a CDS encoding glycoside hydrolase family 35 protein gives rise to the protein MREEQPAPALSHPDGELLRYGRPHRVLAGSLHYFRVHPEQWADRLARLAALGLNTVDTYVPWNFHERHRGRAGFDGWRDVERFLRLAQEAGLDAIVRPGPYICAEWDNGGLPAWLTGTPGMRPRSSHGPFLDAVAGWFDRLIPRLAALQAAQGGPVVAVQVENEYGSYGDDHVYLRRLRDALVERGITELLFTADGPTELMLDGGTLPEELAAATFGSQAAEAAALLRKRRRGEPFFCAEFWNGWFDHWGEPHHVRSPRSAAGTLGDILDAGGSVSLYMAHGGTNFGLWAGSNHDGESVQPTVTSYDSDAPIAEHGGLTPKFHALRDQLNALTGRPEQPAPADPVLLAPRVVPVVRGAGLLGGLEAVSRQADSPHPLTFEELGQSSGLVLHRAQPKLPEGAIDLTVSGLHDRAQVFVDGVPAGILDRETGTLTLQGTGRRVRLELLVENQGRINYGPLLGQGKGILGHVRVGRRMVHGWTTHPLPLDEWSGEEVARAAAAGDPRGTAGFATARFAVDERADTFLALPGFAKGFVWINGFLLGRYWEIGPQVTLYLPAPLLVPGENTVTLLELERLGEHIELRDAPELGEPEEYIETFTS
- a CDS encoding maleylpyruvate isomerase family mycothiol-dependent enzyme, with translation MTQTYGEAARLPQTDRDQSAAVAEAEGRAAMAVLEKLGDDDWHRPTDCVEWDVRTLVSHLVAQCEDNISLATMARREITGRRRHPGMGPVDAHMAAQIADHTSASGPELAARFALLWPRAARARRRRPGLMRRARIDTGVAAAPRMSVGHLLDTIYNRDLWMHRIDLARATGQSLVVGEHDRLIVEQVIRDLALAWSGAPVALELTGPAGGAWLLGSGEPASVVRADAVACLRALAGRDPDVPLELVRGADTALAAVRRARVVF
- a CDS encoding TetR/AcrR family transcriptional regulator translates to MREDRRLRRRNETVREILDTALAVMAEEGVAALSMSEVARRMGMRPPSLYQYFPSRTAVYDALFERGMRETVGVLEPYRDMLSRDPRGALLAGQQATVAWAMAHPVLAQLLYWRPVPGFEPTPRAFEPAVRQLELLRDALRAAVRAGQLSPAAADEEGVALCTALMAGVISQQLANEPSARVEEGRFTRLTRTAMDMFFHFYAPKEGESDDADLRGGRTPAADRP
- a CDS encoding AMP-binding protein translates to MKLPAPGRFFDDLADRGTGTTVHLSRPLDIADDGRTTYDLPDLARLVSQAAGWLEGLGVAPGDRVAVIKPNHWDYVLLACAAARIGAVPALISDRLPAETLQVLLRRLDATALVTTAVTLAAARGAETDLTAFTRRTLTLDAPAPGAITLADVRGHRTPSPRPRPDDLTLAIMHTSGTTGIPKLVRHSARTLIHRIAAAEARRLPLVSTRRDDTVAQAASYAHGRGLAWTISVLWLAPRAAVILDGYDLRLAEPVLRAHPPTVLEAAPSAFVRWQPLAREPDTPFHDVRLYINTFDAVHPPTVRTFLTATRRRLPLWVQVWGQSETGPLTFRCLTRRSVRAIGERHPTTRDLGRSAPGRTGLRVVDPATLQPLGRGRAGLVQARTRTLCAGYVSEAERMRAKLSGPWFTTGDLGLITRSGRLLLLDREVDTIPDGLRSGLRLTAGPSRPLRAGARGG
- a CDS encoding UbiA family prenyltransferase, which produces MTSDLNTGTAAKPPPREAGVHPGRRPGARLSAYLWPARLGMVDYYLSVAVVLSLLPTARQGLDGASLLTSAAFLLGEVCLVAAAVAFDDVTGHRDESDAANHGPDAAARALAGKTLPAGTLTETAAIRFAGCALVAGALCWAAALFWAPHRPLWAVLALVATAVVVPQYSWGLRLSHRGFQEVFLAVVGWAFVLPLFGLLTGKAGGLAAVEAFLFGLGPLLFGVYSNTHDAEADRAAGRPTAACLLSPRGNRLFIGALSVVETTVIVTAPLLDLALWWFPLAFVPLKATRARQFTVGMVRGDILRGRLLGIRAHRLLVVTLVAVNLLVAGSA